One Trichosurus vulpecula isolate mTriVul1 chromosome 7, mTriVul1.pri, whole genome shotgun sequence genomic region harbors:
- the TFR2 gene encoding transferrin receptor protein 2 isoform X1, translating into MERVRGFFLKAHQELSSHHSYTIYKLVEGDQGKQLEEDEKQEEEGEEDPAALIMDMEPQTTNIQRQKQREPGRQNLTPKIITHLILINLLTFTVAFLLGYVAFRGSCQSCKDSVSEVSDEELNPGSTLYWADLRDMFHKYLDEEQLKSSIRTISLLERSSGSPGMTTLSHQIRDMFSQQKLDHVWMDTHYVGLQFPDPVQPNTLHWVDGSGNVLRELQLEDPDVYCPYSAEGSAVGGLIYANYGLLKDMETLQEKNLDPKGHLLLVRTGHVSFAEKVSNAEAFGALGVLIYPDPADLHPDPHKKLRLSNHTAVYGHVSLVHLGTGDPYTPGFPSFNQTQFPPVESSGLPSIPVQPISANIAAQLLGKLSGPKAPQEWKGTLYDTPYRLGPGPTLRLVVNNHPTVTPIISIFGCIEGRSEPDHYIVIGAQRDAWGPGAAKSAVGTAILLELVRTFSAMMRNGFQPRRSLLFVSWDAGDFGNVGATEWLEGYLPMLHLKAAVYVSLDNAVLGDDQFHAKTSPLLTSLIESILKQVDSPNHSGQTLYDQVVVPGQSWEAEVIRPLPMDSSAYSFTAFGGVPAVEFSFTDKGPPYPFLNTKEDTYKNLHGALQGRLPAVARAVAMVVGQLLIRLSHDHLLPLDFGCYGDVILKHIGRLNEFSGDLKARGLTLQWIYSARGDYIRSAEKLQKEIYSSEESNERLMRMYNVRIMRVEFYFLSQYVSPAIYPFRHIFLGQGDHTLGALLEHLQLLRSEGAGDSSLRYSRPRFEEGHLRRQLALLTWTLQGAANALSGDVWNIDNNF; encoded by the exons ATGGAAAGGGTTCGGGGGTTCTTCCTGAAAGCG catcaAGAGCTGTCCTCCCACCATTCCTACACCATCTACAAACTAGTAGAAGGAGATCAGGGAAAACAGCTGGAGGAAGATGAGaagcaagaggaagaaggagaagaagatccAGCTGCTCTCATCATGGACATGGAGCCACAGACCACCAACATACAGAGGCAAAAGCAGAGGGAACCTGGGAGGCAGAATCTGACCCCCAAGATAATCACCCACCTTATACTCATCAATCTCTTGACCTTTACTGTGG CCTTCCTCCTGGGCTACGTTGCCTTCCGAGGTTCATGCCAGTCTTGTAAGGACTCTGTGTCAGAAGTGAGTGATGAAGAGCTGAACCCAGGCTCTACCCTGTACTGGGCTGACCTTCGGGATATGTTCCATAAATACTTGGATGAGGAGCAACTGAAAAGTTCTATCAG GACCATCAGCCTTCTGGAGCGATCCTCAGGTTCCCCTGGAATGACTACTCTCTCTCACCAGATCCGAGATATGTTCTCCCAGCAGAAGCTAGACCATGTATGGATGGATACCCATTATGTGGGACTGCAGTTCCCTGACCC GGTCCAGCCAAACACACTGCATTGGGTCGATGGGTCCGGCAACGTTTTAAGAGAGTTACAATTGGAGGATCCTGATGTCTATTGTCCCTACAGTGCCGAAGGCAGTGCTGTT GGAGGACTCATCTATGCTAACTATGGGCTACTGAAGGATATGGAAACTCTCCAAGAGAAGAATTTGGACCCCAAGGGGCACCTGCTATTGGTGCGAACAGGGCATGTGAGCTTTGCTGAGAAG GTGTCAAATGCTGAGGCCTTTGGGGCTCTGGGTGTCCTCATCTACCCGGACCCTGCTGACCTCCACCCAGACCCCCACAAGAAGCTGAGGCTGTCTAACCACACAGCTGTGTATGGACACGTGAGTCTG GTTCACTTGGGAACAGGGGACCCCTATACTCCTGGCTTCCCCTCCTTTAATCAAACCCAGTTCCCACCTGTGGAATCCTCTGGCCTCCCTAGTATCCCAGTACAGCCCATCAGTGCCAACATCGCTGCCCAGCTGCTAGG GAAACTGTCAGGCCCCAAGGCCCCCCAAGAGTGGAAAGGGACTCTCTATGATACTCCATACCGACTGGGCCCTGGGCCAACTTTGCGCCTTGTTGTCAACAACCATCCAACCGTGACTCCCATTATCAGCATCTTCGGCTGCATTGAGGGTCGCTCAGAACCTG ATCATTACATTGTCATTGGAGCCCAGAGAGATGCCTGGGGTCCAGGGGCAGCCAAGTCTGCTGTGGGCACAGCCATCCTGCTGGAGCTGGTGCGCACCTTTTCTGCCATGATGAGGAATG GTTTTCAGCCTCGACGAAGTCTGCTTTTTGTCAGCTGGGATGCTGGTGACTTTGGGAATGTGGGAGCCACTGAATGGTTGGAG ggCTACCTCCCCATGTTGCACCTCAAAGCTGCTGTCTATGTGAGCCTGGACAATGCTGTGCTTG GGGATGACCAGTTCCATGCAAAAACCAGCCCTCTTCTCACCAGCCTCATTGAGAGCATCCTAAAGCAG GTGGATTCTCCCAACCATAGTGGTCAAACCCTCTATGATCAGGTGGTAGTTCCAGGCCAGAGCTGGGAGGCTGAGGT GATCCGGCCCCTGCCCATGGACAGCAGTGCTTACTCTTTCACTGCCTTTGGAGGGGTCCCTGCTGTTGAGTTCTCATTCACTGAC AAGGGCCCACCCTACCCCTTCCTGAACACCAAAGAAGATACATATAAGAATCTGCATGGAGCTTTACAAGGGCGGCTGCCTGCTGTGGCCCGGGCTGTGGCCATGGTGGTGGGCCAACTACTCATCCGGCTCAGCCACGATCACCTGCTACCCTTAGACTTTGGCTGCTATGGTGATGTCATCCTGAAGCACATTGGCAGACTCAATGAGTTTTCTGGGGATCTCAAG GCCCGGGGCCTGACCCTGCAGTGGATATACTCAGCACGAGGAGACTACATCCGGTCAGCTGagaagctgcagaaggaaatctACAGCTCAGAGGAGAGCAATGAGAGACTGATGCGAATGTACAATGTCCGAATCATGAGA GTAGAATTCTACTTCCTGTCCCAGTATGTATCACCAGCAATCTACCCATTCCGTCACATCTTCCTGGGTCAAGGGGACCACACTCTGGGGGCCTTACTCGAGCACCTGCAGCTGCTGAGGAGCGAGGGGGCTGGGGATAGCTCCCTAAGATATTCAAGACCTCGTTTTGAAGAGGGCCACTTACGCCGTCAgctggctctgctcacctggacCCTGCAGGGAGCAGCTAATGCCCTCAGTGGAGATGTCTGGAACATTGACAACAACTTCTGA
- the TFR2 gene encoding transferrin receptor protein 2 isoform X2, whose translation MERVRGFFLKAHQELSSHHSYTIYKLVEGDQGKQLEEDEKQEEEGEEDPAALIMDMEPQTTNIQRQKQREPGRQNLTPKIITHLILINLLTFTVAFLLGYVAFRGSCQSCKDSVSEVSDEELNPGSTLYWADLRDMFHKYLDEEQLKSSIRTISLLERSSGSPGMTTLSHQIRDMFSQQKLDHVWMDTHYVGLQFPDPVQPNTLHWVDGSGNVLRELQLEDPDVYCPYSAEGSAVGGLIYANYGLLKDMETLQEKNLDPKGHLLLVRTGHVSFAEKVSNAEAFGALGVLIYPDPADLHPDPHKKLRLSNHTAVYGHVSLVHLGTGDPYTPGFPSFNQTQFPPVESSGLPSIPVQPISANIAAQLLGKLSGPKAPQEWKGTLYDTPYRLGPGPTLRLVVNNHPTVTPIISIFGCIEGRSEPDHYIVIGAQRDAWGPGAAKSAVGTAILLELVRTFSAMMRNGFQPRRSLLFVSWDAGDFGNVGATEWLEGYLPMLHLKAAVYVSLDNAVLGDDQFHAKTSPLLTSLIESILKQVDSPNHSGQTLYDQVVVPGQSWEAEVIRPLPMDSSAYSFTAFGGVPAVEFSFTDGPPYPFLNTKEDTYKNLHGALQGRLPAVARAVAMVVGQLLIRLSHDHLLPLDFGCYGDVILKHIGRLNEFSGDLKARGLTLQWIYSARGDYIRSAEKLQKEIYSSEESNERLMRMYNVRIMRVEFYFLSQYVSPAIYPFRHIFLGQGDHTLGALLEHLQLLRSEGAGDSSLRYSRPRFEEGHLRRQLALLTWTLQGAANALSGDVWNIDNNF comes from the exons ATGGAAAGGGTTCGGGGGTTCTTCCTGAAAGCG catcaAGAGCTGTCCTCCCACCATTCCTACACCATCTACAAACTAGTAGAAGGAGATCAGGGAAAACAGCTGGAGGAAGATGAGaagcaagaggaagaaggagaagaagatccAGCTGCTCTCATCATGGACATGGAGCCACAGACCACCAACATACAGAGGCAAAAGCAGAGGGAACCTGGGAGGCAGAATCTGACCCCCAAGATAATCACCCACCTTATACTCATCAATCTCTTGACCTTTACTGTGG CCTTCCTCCTGGGCTACGTTGCCTTCCGAGGTTCATGCCAGTCTTGTAAGGACTCTGTGTCAGAAGTGAGTGATGAAGAGCTGAACCCAGGCTCTACCCTGTACTGGGCTGACCTTCGGGATATGTTCCATAAATACTTGGATGAGGAGCAACTGAAAAGTTCTATCAG GACCATCAGCCTTCTGGAGCGATCCTCAGGTTCCCCTGGAATGACTACTCTCTCTCACCAGATCCGAGATATGTTCTCCCAGCAGAAGCTAGACCATGTATGGATGGATACCCATTATGTGGGACTGCAGTTCCCTGACCC GGTCCAGCCAAACACACTGCATTGGGTCGATGGGTCCGGCAACGTTTTAAGAGAGTTACAATTGGAGGATCCTGATGTCTATTGTCCCTACAGTGCCGAAGGCAGTGCTGTT GGAGGACTCATCTATGCTAACTATGGGCTACTGAAGGATATGGAAACTCTCCAAGAGAAGAATTTGGACCCCAAGGGGCACCTGCTATTGGTGCGAACAGGGCATGTGAGCTTTGCTGAGAAG GTGTCAAATGCTGAGGCCTTTGGGGCTCTGGGTGTCCTCATCTACCCGGACCCTGCTGACCTCCACCCAGACCCCCACAAGAAGCTGAGGCTGTCTAACCACACAGCTGTGTATGGACACGTGAGTCTG GTTCACTTGGGAACAGGGGACCCCTATACTCCTGGCTTCCCCTCCTTTAATCAAACCCAGTTCCCACCTGTGGAATCCTCTGGCCTCCCTAGTATCCCAGTACAGCCCATCAGTGCCAACATCGCTGCCCAGCTGCTAGG GAAACTGTCAGGCCCCAAGGCCCCCCAAGAGTGGAAAGGGACTCTCTATGATACTCCATACCGACTGGGCCCTGGGCCAACTTTGCGCCTTGTTGTCAACAACCATCCAACCGTGACTCCCATTATCAGCATCTTCGGCTGCATTGAGGGTCGCTCAGAACCTG ATCATTACATTGTCATTGGAGCCCAGAGAGATGCCTGGGGTCCAGGGGCAGCCAAGTCTGCTGTGGGCACAGCCATCCTGCTGGAGCTGGTGCGCACCTTTTCTGCCATGATGAGGAATG GTTTTCAGCCTCGACGAAGTCTGCTTTTTGTCAGCTGGGATGCTGGTGACTTTGGGAATGTGGGAGCCACTGAATGGTTGGAG ggCTACCTCCCCATGTTGCACCTCAAAGCTGCTGTCTATGTGAGCCTGGACAATGCTGTGCTTG GGGATGACCAGTTCCATGCAAAAACCAGCCCTCTTCTCACCAGCCTCATTGAGAGCATCCTAAAGCAG GTGGATTCTCCCAACCATAGTGGTCAAACCCTCTATGATCAGGTGGTAGTTCCAGGCCAGAGCTGGGAGGCTGAGGT GATCCGGCCCCTGCCCATGGACAGCAGTGCTTACTCTTTCACTGCCTTTGGAGGGGTCCCTGCTGTTGAGTTCTCATTCACTGAC GGCCCACCCTACCCCTTCCTGAACACCAAAGAAGATACATATAAGAATCTGCATGGAGCTTTACAAGGGCGGCTGCCTGCTGTGGCCCGGGCTGTGGCCATGGTGGTGGGCCAACTACTCATCCGGCTCAGCCACGATCACCTGCTACCCTTAGACTTTGGCTGCTATGGTGATGTCATCCTGAAGCACATTGGCAGACTCAATGAGTTTTCTGGGGATCTCAAG GCCCGGGGCCTGACCCTGCAGTGGATATACTCAGCACGAGGAGACTACATCCGGTCAGCTGagaagctgcagaaggaaatctACAGCTCAGAGGAGAGCAATGAGAGACTGATGCGAATGTACAATGTCCGAATCATGAGA GTAGAATTCTACTTCCTGTCCCAGTATGTATCACCAGCAATCTACCCATTCCGTCACATCTTCCTGGGTCAAGGGGACCACACTCTGGGGGCCTTACTCGAGCACCTGCAGCTGCTGAGGAGCGAGGGGGCTGGGGATAGCTCCCTAAGATATTCAAGACCTCGTTTTGAAGAGGGCCACTTACGCCGTCAgctggctctgctcacctggacCCTGCAGGGAGCAGCTAATGCCCTCAGTGGAGATGTCTGGAACATTGACAACAACTTCTGA
- the TFR2 gene encoding transferrin receptor protein 2 isoform X3, whose amino-acid sequence MERVRGFFLKAHQELSSHHSYTIYKLVEGDQGKQLEEDEKQEEEGEEDPAALIMDMEPQTTNIQRQKQREPGRQNLTPKIITHLILINLLTFTVAFLLGYVAFRGSCQSCKDSVSEVSDEELNPGSTLYWADLRDMFHKYLDEEQLKSSIRTISLLERSSGSPGMTTLSHQIRDMFSQQKLDHVWMDTHYVGLQFPDPVQPNTLHWVDGSGNVLRELQLEDPDVYCPYSAEGSAVGGLIYANYGLLKDMETLQEKNLDPKGHLLLVRTGHVSFAEKVSNAEAFGALGVLIYPDPADLHPDPHKKLRLSNHTAVYGHVHLGTGDPYTPGFPSFNQTQFPPVESSGLPSIPVQPISANIAAQLLGKLSGPKAPQEWKGTLYDTPYRLGPGPTLRLVVNNHPTVTPIISIFGCIEGRSEPDHYIVIGAQRDAWGPGAAKSAVGTAILLELVRTFSAMMRNGFQPRRSLLFVSWDAGDFGNVGATEWLEGYLPMLHLKAAVYVSLDNAVLGDDQFHAKTSPLLTSLIESILKQVDSPNHSGQTLYDQVVVPGQSWEAEVIRPLPMDSSAYSFTAFGGVPAVEFSFTDKGPPYPFLNTKEDTYKNLHGALQGRLPAVARAVAMVVGQLLIRLSHDHLLPLDFGCYGDVILKHIGRLNEFSGDLKARGLTLQWIYSARGDYIRSAEKLQKEIYSSEESNERLMRMYNVRIMRVEFYFLSQYVSPAIYPFRHIFLGQGDHTLGALLEHLQLLRSEGAGDSSLRYSRPRFEEGHLRRQLALLTWTLQGAANALSGDVWNIDNNF is encoded by the exons ATGGAAAGGGTTCGGGGGTTCTTCCTGAAAGCG catcaAGAGCTGTCCTCCCACCATTCCTACACCATCTACAAACTAGTAGAAGGAGATCAGGGAAAACAGCTGGAGGAAGATGAGaagcaagaggaagaaggagaagaagatccAGCTGCTCTCATCATGGACATGGAGCCACAGACCACCAACATACAGAGGCAAAAGCAGAGGGAACCTGGGAGGCAGAATCTGACCCCCAAGATAATCACCCACCTTATACTCATCAATCTCTTGACCTTTACTGTGG CCTTCCTCCTGGGCTACGTTGCCTTCCGAGGTTCATGCCAGTCTTGTAAGGACTCTGTGTCAGAAGTGAGTGATGAAGAGCTGAACCCAGGCTCTACCCTGTACTGGGCTGACCTTCGGGATATGTTCCATAAATACTTGGATGAGGAGCAACTGAAAAGTTCTATCAG GACCATCAGCCTTCTGGAGCGATCCTCAGGTTCCCCTGGAATGACTACTCTCTCTCACCAGATCCGAGATATGTTCTCCCAGCAGAAGCTAGACCATGTATGGATGGATACCCATTATGTGGGACTGCAGTTCCCTGACCC GGTCCAGCCAAACACACTGCATTGGGTCGATGGGTCCGGCAACGTTTTAAGAGAGTTACAATTGGAGGATCCTGATGTCTATTGTCCCTACAGTGCCGAAGGCAGTGCTGTT GGAGGACTCATCTATGCTAACTATGGGCTACTGAAGGATATGGAAACTCTCCAAGAGAAGAATTTGGACCCCAAGGGGCACCTGCTATTGGTGCGAACAGGGCATGTGAGCTTTGCTGAGAAG GTGTCAAATGCTGAGGCCTTTGGGGCTCTGGGTGTCCTCATCTACCCGGACCCTGCTGACCTCCACCCAGACCCCCACAAGAAGCTGAGGCTGTCTAACCACACAGCTGTGTATGGACAC GTTCACTTGGGAACAGGGGACCCCTATACTCCTGGCTTCCCCTCCTTTAATCAAACCCAGTTCCCACCTGTGGAATCCTCTGGCCTCCCTAGTATCCCAGTACAGCCCATCAGTGCCAACATCGCTGCCCAGCTGCTAGG GAAACTGTCAGGCCCCAAGGCCCCCCAAGAGTGGAAAGGGACTCTCTATGATACTCCATACCGACTGGGCCCTGGGCCAACTTTGCGCCTTGTTGTCAACAACCATCCAACCGTGACTCCCATTATCAGCATCTTCGGCTGCATTGAGGGTCGCTCAGAACCTG ATCATTACATTGTCATTGGAGCCCAGAGAGATGCCTGGGGTCCAGGGGCAGCCAAGTCTGCTGTGGGCACAGCCATCCTGCTGGAGCTGGTGCGCACCTTTTCTGCCATGATGAGGAATG GTTTTCAGCCTCGACGAAGTCTGCTTTTTGTCAGCTGGGATGCTGGTGACTTTGGGAATGTGGGAGCCACTGAATGGTTGGAG ggCTACCTCCCCATGTTGCACCTCAAAGCTGCTGTCTATGTGAGCCTGGACAATGCTGTGCTTG GGGATGACCAGTTCCATGCAAAAACCAGCCCTCTTCTCACCAGCCTCATTGAGAGCATCCTAAAGCAG GTGGATTCTCCCAACCATAGTGGTCAAACCCTCTATGATCAGGTGGTAGTTCCAGGCCAGAGCTGGGAGGCTGAGGT GATCCGGCCCCTGCCCATGGACAGCAGTGCTTACTCTTTCACTGCCTTTGGAGGGGTCCCTGCTGTTGAGTTCTCATTCACTGAC AAGGGCCCACCCTACCCCTTCCTGAACACCAAAGAAGATACATATAAGAATCTGCATGGAGCTTTACAAGGGCGGCTGCCTGCTGTGGCCCGGGCTGTGGCCATGGTGGTGGGCCAACTACTCATCCGGCTCAGCCACGATCACCTGCTACCCTTAGACTTTGGCTGCTATGGTGATGTCATCCTGAAGCACATTGGCAGACTCAATGAGTTTTCTGGGGATCTCAAG GCCCGGGGCCTGACCCTGCAGTGGATATACTCAGCACGAGGAGACTACATCCGGTCAGCTGagaagctgcagaaggaaatctACAGCTCAGAGGAGAGCAATGAGAGACTGATGCGAATGTACAATGTCCGAATCATGAGA GTAGAATTCTACTTCCTGTCCCAGTATGTATCACCAGCAATCTACCCATTCCGTCACATCTTCCTGGGTCAAGGGGACCACACTCTGGGGGCCTTACTCGAGCACCTGCAGCTGCTGAGGAGCGAGGGGGCTGGGGATAGCTCCCTAAGATATTCAAGACCTCGTTTTGAAGAGGGCCACTTACGCCGTCAgctggctctgctcacctggacCCTGCAGGGAGCAGCTAATGCCCTCAGTGGAGATGTCTGGAACATTGACAACAACTTCTGA